Proteins encoded by one window of Ruminococcaceae bacterium R-25:
- a CDS encoding monosaccharide ABC transporter membrane protein (CUT2 family) has product MISSENAIKSANSNILLKIVRNQLFIPLVALLLLVIFNLATDPGFFKIALEPNSDGNMVLSGNLITMIDYASELVILAIGMTLVTSASGGQDISVGATIAIAGSTVLRIVKTQSPDISGAKFAGIIIGSFLLCVLVSAIFGAFNGALVAFFKIQPMVATLILFTAGRSIAAWINNNDNISITDKRFSYFGNFIPGIAVPTPVFITIICLIIIAIVLKVTNLRLYSQSVGINASSSRLNGINPKMIKLLTFVILGICVAVCGFIKVSRTSSITYSVIANNIEMDAILAVALGGNNLGGGKFNLSASVLGAYVIQFLTTTLYKFKEIDSSSISAYKAVVVILLIIISSPFVRKFFEDQKNKREAAKAEALKAAAGKESV; this is encoded by the coding sequence ATGATATCATCCGAAAATGCTATAAAAAGTGCAAATTCAAATATCTTGTTAAAGATAGTACGCAACCAGCTTTTTATCCCGCTTGTTGCCCTGCTACTCCTTGTAATCTTCAACCTGGCTACTGATCCGGGATTTTTCAAGATCGCGTTAGAACCGAACAGCGACGGAAACATGGTATTGTCGGGCAACCTGATCACCATGATCGACTATGCATCCGAGCTCGTTATCCTCGCTATCGGAATGACACTCGTAACTTCAGCATCCGGCGGTCAGGATATTTCCGTCGGCGCAACTATCGCAATTGCAGGATCTACTGTATTAAGGATCGTTAAGACACAGTCCCCTGATATCTCAGGTGCTAAATTTGCAGGGATCATCATCGGATCTTTCCTCCTTTGCGTTCTCGTTTCCGCAATTTTCGGAGCCTTCAACGGTGCGCTCGTCGCATTCTTCAAGATCCAGCCGATGGTCGCAACATTGATCCTTTTCACAGCTGGACGTTCGATCGCAGCGTGGATCAACAACAACGACAACATCTCAATTACCGATAAGCGTTTCAGCTACTTTGGAAACTTCATTCCCGGAATCGCAGTTCCGACACCGGTATTCATCACGATCATATGCTTGATAATAATCGCGATCGTTTTGAAAGTAACCAACTTAAGACTCTATTCACAGTCTGTAGGTATCAATGCTTCTTCATCAAGACTTAACGGTATCAACCCTAAGATGATCAAGCTCTTAACCTTCGTTATCCTCGGCATCTGCGTTGCAGTCTGCGGCTTCATCAAGGTATCAAGAACTTCATCTATCACATATTCAGTTATTGCAAACAACATCGAGATGGACGCGATCCTGGCAGTTGCATTGGGCGGTAATAACTTAGGCGGCGGTAAGTTCAATCTTTCTGCTTCAGTCCTTGGTGCTTATGTAATCCAGTTCCTTACAACCACGCTTTATAAGTTCAAGGAGATCGACTCCAGCTCTATCTCTGCTTACAAGGCAGTCGTAGTTATCCTTCTCATAATCATTTCTTCTCCTTTCGTTCGTAAGTTTTTCGAAGACCAGAAGAACAAGAGAGAAGCTGCAAAAGCAGAAGCCTTAAAAGCTGCTGCAGGAAAGGAGAGTGTCTGA
- a CDS encoding simple sugar transport system ATP-binding protein codes for MANRPILEMRGICKFFPGVRALENVDFTLREGEIHALMGENGAGKSTLIKVLTGVYPKDGGDVWLADNPVHIKSPQDAQNKGIATVYQEITLCPNLTVAENMYIGRTKGPFTDWNFINKSAGRLLDELGIPVGPTEQLGNCSIAIQQMVAIARAVDMDCKVLILDEPTSSLDEQEVQKLFNLMRDLKAKGVGIIFVTHFLEQVYEVCDRITVLRDGKLVGEYIIEELPRVQLVSKMLGKDFDDMADIKSGSETDIIDLNGTPVYQAINLTGTTGIKPFDFEIHQGEVNGFTGLLGSGRSESVRAIFGADRVVGGKVKINGQEVKIRKPLDAMKHGISYLPEDRKLDGIVGDLSVRDNIILALQVMKGFFRPFSKAQAEKFADEYIKLLNIKTASQDTPIKSLSGGNQQKVILARWLLANPQYLILDEPTRGIDVGTKVEIQKLVLKLAAEGKSVTFISSEIDEMIRTCSRLIVMRDGKVVGELKGDDLNQNKIMATIAGGESK; via the coding sequence ATGGCAAACAGACCAATTTTGGAAATGCGTGGGATATGTAAATTTTTCCCGGGCGTGCGCGCTCTTGAGAACGTTGATTTCACATTACGAGAAGGCGAAATCCATGCTCTGATGGGCGAGAACGGTGCAGGTAAATCGACACTTATCAAGGTGTTGACCGGCGTATATCCAAAGGACGGCGGAGATGTCTGGCTCGCAGATAATCCCGTTCACATCAAGTCACCTCAGGATGCACAGAATAAAGGTATTGCAACTGTTTATCAGGAGATCACCCTCTGCCCTAACCTCACGGTTGCTGAGAACATGTATATCGGCCGTACCAAAGGTCCTTTTACTGATTGGAATTTCATAAACAAATCCGCAGGAAGACTCCTCGATGAACTGGGAATCCCCGTAGGTCCCACAGAGCAGCTCGGCAACTGCTCAATCGCTATCCAGCAGATGGTTGCGATCGCACGTGCCGTAGATATGGATTGTAAAGTCCTTATCCTGGATGAGCCTACATCTTCCCTGGACGAACAGGAAGTTCAGAAGCTCTTCAACCTTATGAGAGATCTTAAGGCAAAGGGCGTAGGAATTATCTTCGTAACACACTTCCTTGAGCAGGTATATGAAGTCTGCGACCGCATCACGGTCCTCCGTGACGGCAAGCTCGTAGGCGAATACATCATTGAAGAACTGCCAAGAGTACAGCTCGTTTCCAAGATGCTCGGTAAAGATTTCGATGACATGGCCGACATCAAGAGCGGAAGCGAGACCGACATCATAGACCTTAACGGCACCCCCGTTTACCAGGCAATTAACCTTACCGGAACGACCGGCATAAAGCCGTTCGACTTTGAGATCCATCAAGGCGAAGTCAACGGCTTTACCGGCCTTCTGGGCTCCGGCAGATCTGAAAGCGTCCGTGCTATTTTCGGCGCAGACAGAGTAGTCGGCGGCAAGGTAAAGATCAACGGCCAGGAAGTAAAGATCAGAAAGCCTTTGGACGCCATGAAGCACGGCATCAGCTATCTGCCTGAAGACAGAAAGCTCGACGGTATCGTAGGCGACCTCTCGGTAAGAGATAACATCATTTTGGCGCTTCAGGTAATGAAGGGATTTTTCAGACCTTTCTCAAAAGCACAGGCTGAGAAATTTGCAGATGAATACATCAAGCTCCTGAATATCAAGACAGCTTCACAGGACACACCTATCAAGTCCCTGTCCGGCGGTAACCAGCAGAAAGTTATCCTCGCAAGATGGCTTCTTGCAAATCCTCAATATCTCATTCTCGATGAACCTACGAGAGGTATCGACGTAGGTACAAAGGTCGAGATCCAGAAGCTCGTATTAAAACTTGCTGCGGAAGGAAAGAGCGTAACCTTTATTTCTTCCGAAATAGACGAGATGATCCGTACCTGCTCCAGGCTTATCGTCATGCGTGACGGTAAAGTCGTTGGCGAGCTCAAGGGAGACGATCTCAACCAGAATAAGATCATGGCAACGATTGCCGGAGGTGAATCCAAATGA
- a CDS encoding monosaccharide ABC transporter substrate-binding protein (CUT2 family) encodes MKKFVKLLVSSALVAAMAFGVCACNGTTPTQAPTPTEGPATEAPATEAPKTGDELIKVGIINNDPNESGYRTANDRDMKATFTKENGYEASFFYSLKNEEQIAAAQKFIQDEVDYLLISAAGTSGWDGVLEQAQKAGIKVILFDRTIDADESLYEASIVSDMAKEGQQAVDWLASQGLSEYKIIHIQGVMGSSAQIGRSGALDEKVKAEANWSIVKQQTAEWSEETAQQIVQAVIDSGEKFNVIYAENDNMAKGAAAALDKANISHGVGKDVIIIGFDCNTWALEELLAGNWNYDGQCNPFQASYIDDIIKNGVKTKVVIMEEKGFDAKTITADDVKNYGI; translated from the coding sequence ATGAAGAAATTTGTAAAATTGTTGGTTTCTTCCGCTCTCGTTGCAGCTATGGCATTCGGCGTTTGCGCTTGTAACGGCACAACCCCTACACAGGCACCTACACCTACAGAGGGACCCGCTACAGAAGCACCTGCTACGGAAGCACCTAAGACAGGCGACGAACTCATTAAGGTTGGTATCATCAATAACGATCCTAACGAGTCCGGTTACCGTACAGCTAACGACAGAGACATGAAGGCAACTTTTACTAAGGAAAACGGCTATGAGGCATCTTTCTTCTATTCACTTAAGAACGAAGAGCAGATCGCAGCAGCTCAGAAGTTCATCCAGGACGAAGTTGACTACCTCTTGATCTCAGCAGCTGGTACATCAGGTTGGGACGGAGTTCTTGAGCAGGCTCAGAAGGCTGGCATCAAGGTTATCCTCTTCGACAGAACAATCGACGCAGACGAGAGCCTCTATGAAGCTTCCATCGTTTCCGACATGGCTAAGGAAGGTCAGCAGGCAGTTGATTGGCTCGCTTCCCAGGGTCTTTCTGAATACAAGATCATCCACATCCAGGGTGTTATGGGTTCTTCCGCTCAGATCGGCCGTTCCGGCGCTCTCGACGAGAAGGTAAAGGCAGAAGCTAACTGGTCAATCGTTAAGCAGCAGACAGCAGAGTGGTCTGAAGAGACAGCTCAGCAGATCGTTCAGGCTGTTATCGACTCAGGCGAAAAGTTCAACGTTATCTATGCAGAGAATGACAACATGGCTAAGGGTGCTGCAGCAGCTCTCGACAAGGCTAACATTTCTCACGGCGTAGGCAAGGACGTTATCATCATCGGTTTCGACTGCAACACATGGGCACTTGAAGAGCTCCTCGCAGGCAACTGGAACTATGACGGTCAGTGCAATCCTTTCCAGGCTTCCTACATCGACGACATCATCAAGAATGGCGTTAAGACAAAGGTAGTTATCATGGAAGAAAAGGGCTTCGACGCTAAGACAATCACAGCTGATGACGTAAAGAATTACGGTATCTAA
- a CDS encoding DNA-binding LacI/PurR family transcriptional regulator: MAEKYIVIANKLELELKKMRAEGRLRLPSENSLAEKYSCSRQTVRAALDILLKAGLIEKRTGSGSYIVEESHKNKTVFFITEDCDRYLSPLLIAGLRSALASSKYTLQAFSTSGSSKEEGVAISRAIKEKAAAVIIEPAHDLIPNANGRLIEEAIGALIPVIYLNSSSAPSGVISIAPDYREAGKVLTEKLKGEGRRKTACIFCTDNSSGMDEYKGYIDEVSSFDESRCLLLSYKEEKEILEGKHDLLTSFIDTLSDCDSVICENGMIAHSLAGLLNKRDIKVPDDITVACFDNGYYSNDSIISMGYDTDLLCKKLAKTCVALAEGGNYKEFAVPVAVIE; encoded by the coding sequence ATGGCAGAGAAGTATATCGTCATAGCAAATAAGCTCGAATTAGAGCTCAAGAAAATGAGGGCGGAGGGAAGGCTTAGACTCCCTTCGGAAAACTCTCTGGCTGAAAAATACTCCTGCAGCAGACAGACGGTCCGCGCAGCATTGGATATCCTCTTGAAGGCCGGCCTTATCGAAAAGCGCACCGGCTCCGGATCTTATATAGTAGAAGAATCTCATAAGAATAAAACTGTATTTTTTATTACCGAAGACTGCGACAGATATCTGAGCCCGTTGCTTATAGCCGGATTAAGGTCAGCACTCGCGTCATCGAAATACACACTTCAGGCATTCTCTACCTCCGGCAGCAGCAAAGAAGAAGGCGTTGCTATTTCGCGCGCTATCAAAGAGAAAGCCGCGGCTGTCATAATCGAACCCGCGCACGACCTCATCCCAAATGCAAACGGGAGACTGATCGAAGAAGCAATAGGCGCCCTGATACCGGTTATCTATCTGAATTCATCCAGTGCACCTTCGGGCGTTATAAGTATCGCGCCTGATTACAGGGAAGCAGGGAAGGTCCTTACCGAAAAGCTTAAGGGAGAGGGCAGGCGCAAGACTGCCTGCATCTTCTGCACAGATAATTCTTCAGGCATGGACGAATACAAGGGTTATATCGATGAGGTCAGTTCATTTGACGAGAGCAGATGCCTGCTGCTTTCCTACAAGGAAGAAAAAGAGATCCTCGAAGGGAAACATGATCTGTTAACTTCATTTATCGATACACTCTCTGACTGCGATTCCGTGATCTGCGAAAACGGCATGATCGCGCACAGCCTTGCAGGTCTTCTTAATAAGCGCGATATTAAAGTTCCGGACGACATAACCGTCGCGTGCTTTGACAACGGTTATTATTCAAATGATTCCATAATTTCCATGGGTTACGATACTGACCTTCTTTGCAAAAAGCTCGCAAAAACATGCGTTGCTCTTGCAGAAGGCGGCAATTACAAAGAATTTGCTGTCCCTGTGGCAGTTATAGAGTAA
- a CDS encoding monosaccharide ABC transporter substrate-binding protein (CUT2 family): MKRFCSVLLCLSMILCMAGCLGTKPAEPSNKAYVIGFSQIGSESDWRVANTKSMEATFANDPEYEFIMENARQEQENQFTAIRRFILEGVDFIIIAPTVEEGWQTILEEIKDAGIPVIIMDRSVAVDDDSLYLTNIGSDFLGQGNLAVKWLEGEIPADKEAKILHLQGTLGATAQIMRTKALEDAVAKHSNWEITSQLYGDFTEAKAYEVMTEYLKTNKDINVLYSENDNMTFGAMRALNEAGITYGNGGQVKIITFDATKEALQYCHDGKINLCVECNPMFGPQIKELIEKYRKGETIPKQVHVNESAYTTQSITQDFVDSREY; this comes from the coding sequence ATGAAACGATTCTGTAGTGTTTTACTTTGCTTAAGCATGATCTTATGCATGGCAGGATGCCTGGGAACCAAACCGGCTGAGCCTTCCAACAAAGCATATGTGATCGGCTTTTCGCAGATCGGTTCCGAGTCCGATTGGAGAGTCGCAAACACCAAGTCCATGGAAGCTACTTTCGCAAACGACCCGGAATATGAATTCATCATGGAAAATGCGAGACAGGAACAGGAAAACCAGTTCACCGCAATCCGCCGCTTCATCCTCGAAGGAGTCGATTTTATAATCATCGCGCCCACAGTTGAAGAAGGCTGGCAGACGATCCTGGAAGAGATCAAGGATGCCGGAATTCCTGTAATAATCATGGACAGATCCGTCGCAGTTGACGATGATTCGCTGTATCTAACCAACATCGGTTCCGACTTTTTGGGTCAGGGCAACCTCGCCGTCAAATGGCTCGAAGGAGAGATCCCTGCAGACAAGGAAGCAAAGATCCTCCACCTCCAGGGAACGCTTGGTGCAACCGCCCAGATCATGAGAACAAAGGCATTGGAAGATGCAGTAGCCAAGCACTCCAACTGGGAGATCACGAGCCAGCTCTACGGCGACTTCACCGAAGCCAAGGCTTATGAGGTCATGACCGAATATCTTAAGACAAACAAGGACATCAATGTCCTCTATTCCGAAAACGACAACATGACCTTTGGCGCAATGCGCGCGCTCAACGAAGCCGGTATCACTTACGGCAACGGCGGTCAGGTGAAGATCATTACTTTCGACGCCACAAAAGAAGCTCTCCAGTACTGCCACGACGGCAAGATAAATCTCTGTGTCGAGTGCAACCCGATGTTCGGCCCGCAGATCAAAGAGCTCATTGAAAAATACAGAAAAGGCGAAACGATCCCGAAGCAGGTCCACGTCAACGAATCCGCTTATACAACGCAGAGCATCACGCAGGATTTCGTAGATTCGAGAGAATACTGA
- a CDS encoding two-component system sensor histidine kinase YesM → MRRPPDRLNKNTVQGKMYRLMLQMFIPIAVILVSIFVMLLTRNLMYASVSGNIVKVSGFNQKFKQEIDEQMYFYVTGYSDEMPWDDVESARALAEDLLKNTSNSEGRKSITSVLSLCDKLSSYMHDIESTTSYDNRMDQLTKNIYITTGLIEDYMYSYLYYEAGEMASIQKQIDFWLSIEIVFVVLVMLVVVPLVLSRAVKLSKSITDPIVEMNGRVKEIGDGDLSPHTPVKTDDTSLALLSTGIEDMAARLDKQIQLNREEQIKLRDIELSLIQAQINPHFLYNTLDAIVWLIEIGKNDQAEQMVTSLSSYFRSFLSDGKDIVTLAEEKQHIQSYLEIQQVRYRDIMEFEIDIDPAIENTKLPKMTLQPLVENAIYHGLKPKRGKGKIKVTGTLEGDKIVLKVTDTGLGMQKEELESLKTRVLNEDTTSFGLTSSYKRLKILYGDACKFDIESVPQEGTYISIEIPGKADINNETIL, encoded by the coding sequence ATGAGACGTCCGCCCGACAGGTTAAACAAGAATACGGTACAGGGAAAAATGTACCGTCTTATGCTTCAGATGTTTATCCCGATTGCTGTCATTCTCGTCAGCATTTTCGTAATGCTACTTACACGTAACCTCATGTACGCATCGGTATCGGGAAACATCGTCAAGGTATCCGGCTTCAACCAGAAGTTTAAGCAGGAGATCGATGAGCAGATGTATTTCTACGTAACGGGATACAGCGATGAGATGCCGTGGGACGACGTCGAATCCGCAAGAGCCCTCGCTGAAGACCTGTTGAAAAACACGTCAAATTCCGAAGGCCGCAAATCCATTACTAGCGTTCTCTCACTCTGCGATAAGTTAAGCTCATACATGCACGATATTGAGAGCACAACGAGTTACGACAACCGTATGGACCAGCTCACGAAAAATATCTACATCACAACGGGCCTCATCGAAGACTACATGTATTCTTACCTCTACTACGAGGCCGGCGAGATGGCGAGCATCCAGAAGCAGATCGATTTCTGGCTCAGTATCGAAATCGTGTTCGTCGTCCTGGTCATGCTCGTTGTAGTCCCTCTCGTTTTGAGCCGTGCGGTCAAGCTCTCGAAAAGTATCACTGATCCTATCGTTGAAATGAACGGCCGCGTTAAGGAGATCGGTGACGGCGACTTAAGCCCCCACACTCCCGTAAAGACCGACGATACGAGCCTCGCGCTCCTCTCCACCGGTATCGAAGACATGGCGGCAAGACTCGATAAGCAGATCCAGTTAAACCGCGAAGAGCAGATCAAGCTCCGCGACATCGAGCTCTCACTCATCCAGGCGCAGATCAATCCTCACTTCCTGTACAACACTTTGGACGCGATCGTCTGGCTCATCGAGATCGGCAAGAACGATCAGGCAGAACAGATGGTAACGAGCCTTTCATCTTATTTCCGCTCATTCTTAAGCGACGGTAAGGATATCGTAACGCTCGCCGAAGAAAAACAGCACATCCAGAGTTACCTCGAGATACAGCAGGTACGATACAGGGATATCATGGAATTTGAGATCGACATCGATCCTGCGATCGAAAACACGAAGCTCCCGAAAATGACTTTGCAGCCGCTCGTCGAAAATGCTATCTATCACGGCCTTAAGCCTAAGCGCGGCAAGGGTAAGATCAAGGTAACCGGAACTCTCGAAGGAGACAAGATCGTCCTTAAGGTAACAGACACGGGTCTTGGCATGCAGAAAGAAGAACTGGAGAGCTTAAAGACAAGAGTACTTAATGAGGACACGACGAGCTTCGGTCTCACATCATCTTATAAGAGACTGAAGATCCTTTACGGCGATGCATGCAAATTCGATATCGAGTCCGTGCCGCAGGAAGGAACTTATATAAGCATCGAAATACCCGGGAAGGCGGACATAAACAATGAAACGATTCTGTAG
- a CDS encoding two-component system response regulator YesN — MDLFKVFICEDESIVREGLRDMIPWEKYGFEFAGDAPDGEMALPMIRKLKPDVLITDITMPFMDGLSLSKTVTKELPNIKIIVISGYSDFEYARKAIEIGVEQYLLKPVTKTDMINALEGVRKKITEENEQKDYVKLYEQEFKKFERLTHRVFFEKLVEGSLSVQEIYEEADKLHLNLSADAYNIVIFSIRDLDQSTYSDNASGVTESLLNQFMQYPDYIIFRCNLFSYAVLIKGDDESVKRMEDKCVKMIMQHCEETPSQLDWHVAVGAPTNRLSGLSSCYQDANRAFAYRHIFPNQHIFTSEQLKTEQFVANDSEIHQIDAGKFDPMIIRYFVQTGTINEVETFADDYLKSVEASVNSILFRYYLLVSIRVNVELALKEANVDSELISSSLPTFDTNIQADEVKGYLIDALNVAIKMRDAEAQKRGNDIINNAVDYINEHYADEDISLDSVAEEINISANYLSAVFSNKVGLSFVEYITKKRMAKAKILLRNTSKKSGEIANEIGYKDPRYFSFVFKKNQGCTPSQYRNGEIPEE; from the coding sequence ATGGATCTTTTTAAGGTTTTTATTTGTGAAGACGAGAGTATCGTGCGCGAAGGACTTCGCGACATGATCCCGTGGGAGAAGTACGGTTTCGAGTTCGCAGGCGATGCGCCTGACGGCGAGATGGCCCTGCCCATGATCAGAAAGCTTAAGCCCGATGTCCTCATCACCGATATCACCATGCCCTTCATGGACGGCCTTTCATTGAGCAAAACCGTCACGAAGGAATTGCCTAATATAAAGATCATTGTTATCTCCGGTTACAGCGATTTTGAGTACGCGCGAAAAGCGATAGAGATCGGCGTCGAGCAGTATCTCTTAAAGCCCGTCACCAAGACCGACATGATCAATGCCCTTGAAGGCGTCAGAAAAAAGATCACCGAAGAGAACGAACAGAAAGACTACGTAAAGCTCTACGAGCAGGAGTTCAAGAAGTTCGAGAGATTAACGCACAGAGTATTTTTCGAGAAGCTCGTAGAAGGATCACTGTCAGTACAGGAGATCTACGAAGAGGCAGACAAGCTCCATCTCAATCTTTCCGCAGACGCTTATAACATCGTCATCTTCTCTATCAGGGACCTTGACCAGTCGACATATTCGGACAACGCATCGGGCGTTACAGAGAGCCTTCTTAACCAGTTCATGCAGTATCCGGATTATATCATCTTCAGATGCAACCTCTTTTCATATGCCGTCCTCATCAAGGGCGACGACGAGAGCGTCAAGCGAATGGAAGACAAGTGCGTAAAGATGATAATGCAGCACTGCGAAGAGACTCCGTCGCAGCTCGACTGGCACGTTGCGGTCGGCGCACCGACAAACAGACTGAGCGGACTTTCTTCATGCTATCAGGATGCGAACAGGGCATTTGCATACAGACACATCTTCCCTAACCAGCACATCTTTACTTCCGAGCAGTTAAAAACCGAACAGTTCGTTGCAAATGACAGCGAGATACACCAGATCGATGCGGGCAAGTTCGATCCCATGATCATAAGATATTTCGTGCAGACAGGTACGATAAACGAAGTCGAGACATTTGCCGACGACTACCTTAAGAGCGTTGAGGCGAGCGTCAATTCGATCCTGTTCCGCTACTATCTTCTGGTCAGCATCAGGGTCAATGTCGAACTTGCTTTGAAGGAAGCTAATGTTGATTCGGAACTGATCTCTTCGAGCCTGCCGACGTTCGACACGAACATTCAGGCAGACGAGGTTAAGGGCTATCTTATCGACGCACTTAATGTTGCGATCAAGATGAGGGACGCTGAAGCGCAGAAGCGCGGAAACGACATCATCAACAATGCCGTCGATTACATCAATGAACATTATGCGGACGAGGATATCTCTCTTGATTCCGTTGCAGAGGAGATCAATATCAGCGCGAACTATTTGAGCGCCGTCTTCTCCAACAAGGTCGGATTATCCTTCGTCGAATATATCACCAAAAAGAGAATGGCCAAGGCTAAGATCCTCCTGCGCAACACGAGCAAGAAGAGTGGCGAGATCGCGAACGAGATCGGCTACAAGGATCCCAGATATTTCTCATTCGTATTCAAGAAGAATCAGGGATGCACGCCGAGCCAGTACCGCAACGGGGAAATTCCTGAAGAATGA
- a CDS encoding L-amino acid N-acyltransferase YncA: MVFNTKVTDKTGKEIELRNAELKDAEALLNYLKVTNTESKYLICEPDEITMTLDDEKAFITRKTESENELLLLAFEDGKHIGNCSLMSVGTSTRYKHRCTIAIALYKAYCGRGIGRLMLETVLSEAKKLGYGQAELEVVTENLGAIALYEAVGFVKCGVLPNSMKYRDGTTVDSYWMVKIL, translated from the coding sequence ATGGTTTTTAACACGAAAGTCACCGACAAAACAGGCAAAGAAATAGAGCTCCGAAACGCTGAATTAAAGGACGCGGAGGCTCTTTTGAATTATCTTAAAGTCACTAATACTGAATCGAAATATCTCATCTGCGAACCCGATGAGATCACCATGACTTTGGATGACGAAAAGGCTTTTATCACGCGCAAGACCGAGTCTGAGAATGAGCTCCTTCTGCTCGCTTTTGAAGACGGAAAACATATCGGCAACTGCTCTCTCATGAGTGTCGGAACTTCCACAAGATATAAGCACAGATGCACTATTGCAATTGCCCTGTATAAGGCTTACTGCGGCAGGGGGATCGGCAGGCTGATGTTGGAGACCGTTTTGAGCGAAGCAAAAAAACTCGGCTACGGACAAGCAGAGCTTGAGGTCGTAACCGAGAATCTTGGTGCTATAGCGCTTTATGAAGCTGTTGGTTTTGTTAAGTGCGGCGTGCTCCCGAACAGTATGAAATACAGGGATGGCACGACTGTCGATTCTTACTGGATGGTAAAGATCCTTTAA